In Spirobacillus cienkowskii, a genomic segment contains:
- the guaA gene encoding glutamine-hydrolyzing GMP synthase — translation MILVVDFGSQFTQLVARRIRELQVYSEIVPFKLAKNRIIELQQQKILKGIIFSGGPHSVYEHEAPKIDFDIEKADVPILGVCYGLQLINYMLGGKVTPSKNREYGFEKIKVSHEINSNNPLFSIKNNEDSIVWMSHGDEIETLAPNLVCDSITRNNVISSFHHKRLPIFGVQFHPEVEHSIIGKEILKYFVTNICESNSNEWDSATQIERAVNLIAEAVNSEGKDTQAICALSGGVDSCVAAVLAQKALGNRLQCLFINNGLLRKNEYEEVLERFKKDLNLNVRGVDASKLFLSRLKGVSDPETKRKIIGNTFIDVFESETKDLPRVKFLVQGTLYPDVIESVSIHGTSVTIKTHHNVGGLPEKMKFKLIEPLRELFKDEVRRLGAKLEIPQDMLSRHPFPGPGLGIRVLGEVSEERLKVLREADAIFIAELKKHDHYNTTWQAFVVLLPVNTVGVMGDGRTYENVAALRCVTATDGMTADWSKLPYEFLAHVSSRIINEVKGINRVVYDISTKPPATIEWE, via the coding sequence ATGATACTCGTCGTAGACTTTGGCTCACAGTTTACACAGCTTGTTGCAAGAAGAATAAGAGAACTTCAAGTTTATTCTGAAATTGTCCCTTTTAAGCTTGCAAAAAATAGAATTATAGAACTGCAACAACAAAAAATTCTTAAAGGAATTATTTTTTCGGGAGGCCCTCATAGTGTTTATGAGCATGAAGCTCCTAAAATTGATTTTGATATTGAAAAAGCAGACGTGCCAATACTTGGCGTTTGTTATGGCCTACAATTGATTAACTATATGCTTGGAGGAAAAGTTACTCCATCAAAAAATAGAGAATATGGCTTTGAAAAAATTAAAGTCTCTCATGAAATTAATTCCAACAACCCTCTTTTTTCAATTAAAAACAATGAAGACAGTATTGTATGGATGAGTCATGGTGATGAAATTGAAACTCTTGCCCCTAATCTTGTTTGTGATTCAATTACAAGAAATAATGTGATTTCTTCTTTTCATCACAAACGTCTTCCTATATTTGGAGTGCAGTTTCACCCTGAAGTAGAACATTCAATTATTGGTAAAGAAATACTAAAATATTTTGTTACAAATATTTGCGAAAGTAATAGCAATGAATGGGATAGCGCAACACAAATTGAACGCGCCGTTAACTTAATAGCAGAAGCAGTAAACAGCGAAGGCAAAGATACTCAAGCGATATGTGCACTGAGTGGAGGAGTTGACTCTTGCGTAGCTGCAGTTTTAGCACAAAAGGCGCTTGGAAATAGGCTACAATGTTTGTTTATTAACAATGGCTTACTTCGAAAAAATGAATATGAAGAAGTTTTAGAAAGATTTAAAAAAGATTTAAATTTAAATGTACGGGGTGTTGATGCTTCAAAATTATTTTTATCGCGCTTAAAAGGAGTTAGCGATCCTGAAACAAAAAGAAAAATAATTGGCAATACATTTATTGATGTATTTGAATCTGAAACAAAAGATTTGCCTCGGGTTAAATTTCTTGTTCAAGGCACCCTCTATCCTGATGTTATTGAATCCGTTTCAATACACGGCACAAGCGTTACAATTAAAACTCACCATAATGTTGGTGGCTTACCTGAAAAAATGAAATTTAAATTAATTGAACCATTAAGAGAGCTTTTTAAAGACGAAGTAAGACGTCTTGGTGCAAAACTAGAGATTCCTCAAGATATGTTATCAAGACACCCGTTTCCTGGACCAGGCTTAGGTATTAGAGTTCTTGGTGAAGTGAGTGAAGAAAGGCTTAAAGTATTGCGAGAAGCGGATGCTATTTTTATTGCAGAGCTAAAAAAGCATGATCATTACAATACAACATGGCAAGCATTTGTAGTGCTTTTGCCAGTAAATACCGTGGGTGTTATGGGTGATGGTAGAACATACGAAAACGTAGCCGCACTTCGTTGCGTAACAGCAACCGATGGAATGACCGCTGATTGGAGCAAATTACCATACGAATTTTTAGCACACGTTTCTTCAAGAATTATAAATGAAGTTAAAGGAATTAATAGGGTGGTGTATGATATTAGCACAAAACCACCAGCAACCATTGAGTGGGAGTAG
- a CDS encoding Dam family site-specific DNA-(adenine-N6)-methyltransferase, whose protein sequence is MNYIFSKPFLKWAGGKHKLVPIISEKLGDGKRLVEPFVGSGAVFMGTNFKSYLLCDTNNDLIDLYNNLKFHPDKLINEVIKLFNIENNAEERFYEIRNKFNEVKDSSIEKSAMFVYLNKHSFNGLCRYNSKGKFNVPFGRYKTVTAPINEMKLFAAKSEFALFECCNFIDTFKKLSQGDIVYCDPPYVPISITSNFTSYHANEFGKKQQQELANCAINAKNQGHTVVISNHDTIFTREIYANAKIDALTVRRSISSKAKTRGNAHELLATF, encoded by the coding sequence GTGAATTATATTTTTAGCAAACCGTTTTTAAAGTGGGCTGGAGGCAAACACAAGCTTGTGCCTATTATTAGTGAAAAATTGGGAGACGGAAAAAGATTAGTAGAACCCTTCGTAGGAAGCGGTGCTGTTTTTATGGGCACTAATTTTAAGAGTTATTTACTTTGCGATACGAACAATGATTTGATTGATTTGTATAATAACTTAAAATTTCATCCTGATAAATTGATTAACGAAGTTATTAAATTGTTTAATATTGAAAATAATGCTGAAGAACGTTTTTATGAAATAAGAAATAAATTTAATGAAGTTAAAGATTCAAGTATTGAAAAATCTGCTATGTTTGTTTATTTGAACAAACATTCTTTTAATGGATTATGCAGATACAATTCAAAAGGTAAGTTCAATGTTCCATTTGGACGTTATAAAACAGTAACAGCTCCTATTAATGAAATGAAATTATTTGCAGCAAAGTCGGAATTTGCTCTATTTGAATGTTGCAATTTTATAGATACTTTTAAAAAATTAAGCCAGGGAGATATTGTTTATTGTGACCCTCCTTATGTACCCATTTCAATAACATCTAATTTTACATCATACCACGCGAATGAGTTTGGCAAAAAACAGCAGCAAGAGTTAGCTAATTGCGCAATCAATGCTAAAAATCAAGGACATACAGTTGTGATCTCTAATCACGACACAATATTTACAAGAGAAATATATGCCAATGCTAAGATAGATGCCTTAACTGTGAGACGTAGCATATCAAGCAAAGCAAAAACACGAGGTAATGCTCATGAGTTGCTGGCTACTTTTTGA
- a CDS encoding glycosyltransferase family 2 protein: protein MDDNKRNIIQETYELYQKVRSYDISKFVPEIEKLTAVIITKNEEKNIARCLDSLKFVDEIIVVDSGSTDKTKEIVYSYKDVILIETEWYGFVQNKRIGIEKSSNNWILWVDADEVVPEELANEWKTRIHQGTFHETGAIDCPRKTFFLGHWVKHSGWYPNRVIRFFARHRSDLSDNILHESVIPRKGYVVEHFKTDLLHYSYNSLYQYFDKMNKYGYAGAKELIRKKKFILFPHLFFEPIWTFFKFYILKRGFLDGRIGIIICMGAAFSNFIKYANYFFLKKYKYVDIEEKKD from the coding sequence ATGGATGATAATAAAAGAAACATCATTCAAGAAACATACGAATTGTATCAAAAAGTACGCAGCTACGATATTTCAAAATTTGTTCCAGAAATTGAAAAACTAACTGCCGTTATTATTACTAAAAATGAAGAAAAAAATATCGCCCGTTGTCTAGATTCCTTAAAATTTGTTGATGAAATCATTGTTGTAGACTCAGGCAGCACTGATAAAACTAAAGAAATTGTTTACTCATACAAAGATGTTATTCTTATTGAAACCGAATGGTATGGATTTGTACAAAATAAAAGAATTGGAATTGAAAAATCTTCTAATAATTGGATTCTTTGGGTAGACGCCGATGAAGTTGTACCCGAAGAACTTGCCAACGAATGGAAAACCCGTATTCATCAAGGCACCTTTCATGAAACTGGCGCAATTGATTGTCCTAGAAAAACTTTTTTCTTAGGGCATTGGGTTAAACATAGTGGCTGGTATCCAAATAGAGTTATCCGTTTTTTTGCTCGCCATCGTTCTGATCTCAGCGATAACATTCTTCACGAAAGTGTTATACCTAGAAAAGGTTACGTTGTAGAACATTTTAAAACAGATTTACTTCATTACTCTTACAACTCTTTATATCAATATTTTGATAAAATGAATAAATATGGTTACGCTGGCGCAAAAGAACTTATTAGAAAGAAAAAATTTATCCTTTTTCCTCATTTGTTTTTTGAGCCAATTTGGACTTTTTTTAAATTTTATATTTTAAAAAGAGGATTTCTTGATGGAAGAATTGGTATAATTATCTGTATGGGTGCAGCATTTTCTAACTTTATAAAATATGCTAACTATTTTTTCTTAAAAAAATATAAATACGTCGATATTGAAGAAAAAAAAGATTAA
- a CDS encoding IS982 family transposase: MDWQSQLITVYLTTCDFFSQLSPTSFLKISPNSNPSFTDQEVTTIYIFGVLMKQKNIKAIFNFTKNFIPNWFPHLPSYEGFLSRLNSLSKLFPELANFILKNNKFKIPKTKSKPFILIDSLPIILTTGFRAHKCNTANDISAIGYCSSKDKFYYGLKLHLAALFQNKKLAAPIDFKITPAATHDLTAVKNDLLNFKHSQIFADRAYCDKSTKKNLNQINSKLHTPIKLSRNKKTLSSDEKVYSKSVSSIRQSIEILFNWLIESSGIQIASKVRSTKGLIVHVFGRFSACLFNYLFKF; the protein is encoded by the coding sequence ATGGACTGGCAGAGCCAACTCATCACTGTATACCTTACTACCTGCGATTTCTTTTCTCAACTCTCTCCAACCTCTTTTTTAAAAATTAGTCCAAACTCAAATCCCTCGTTCACAGACCAAGAAGTCACCACTATTTACATCTTTGGAGTTTTAATGAAACAAAAAAATATAAAAGCTATTTTTAACTTCACTAAAAATTTTATTCCAAACTGGTTTCCTCACTTGCCTTCTTATGAAGGATTTTTGTCAAGACTTAATAGCTTAAGTAAACTCTTTCCTGAACTTGCAAACTTTATTTTAAAAAATAATAAATTTAAAATCCCTAAAACAAAATCCAAACCTTTTATTCTTATTGACTCTTTACCTATTATACTCACAACTGGTTTTCGGGCGCACAAGTGCAATACTGCAAACGATATTTCTGCTATTGGCTATTGCTCTTCAAAAGATAAATTTTACTATGGGTTAAAACTTCATCTCGCTGCTTTGTTTCAAAATAAAAAACTTGCCGCACCTATTGATTTTAAAATCACACCCGCCGCAACTCACGACTTAACTGCTGTTAAGAATGATCTTTTAAACTTCAAACATTCGCAAATCTTTGCCGATCGTGCTTACTGTGACAAATCAACTAAAAAAAACTTGAATCAAATAAACTCTAAATTACACACACCAATTAAACTCTCTCGGAATAAAAAAACTCTTTCTAGTGATGAGAAAGTTTATTCTAAATCTGTTAGCTCTATTCGGCAGTCCATTGAAATCCTTTTTAACTGGTTAATTGAATCCAGCGGTATTCAAATCGCATCAAAAGTTCGATCGACTAAAGGCCTTATCGTCCATGTTTTCGGACGATTTTCTGCCTGCCTGTTTAACTACTTATTCAAATTCTAA
- a CDS encoding glycosyltransferase family 9 protein: MMEEKKILISRIDNIGDVVLTLPIAGAIKEHFPNSKIFFLGKSYTKPIIESCSHIDCFLDWDQILSSNNFKLLKNNDIDTVIHVFPNKKVSQLSKEIAIKTRIGTNRRFFHWLYCNKFVNLSRKNSSLHEAQLNLKLLKPIGIKKIPTLKEIPNYYGLNKIKPLPGKFLSLLDNNKFKLILHPKSKGSAREWGINNFIALANLLPKDKFQVFFSGNKEESNIIKNQIIPNCLNCIDVSNLFNLEEFISFIFLCDGLVANSTGPLHIAAALGKHTIGLYPPIESMSVKRWGPIGNKAQFITGIPKNNSIYCNQICSNQNSCLCMASILPNLLKENILKWYLNN; the protein is encoded by the coding sequence ATGATGGAAGAAAAAAAAATTCTAATTAGCAGAATTGATAATATTGGGGATGTTGTTTTAACTTTACCTATAGCGGGAGCAATAAAAGAACATTTTCCTAATTCAAAAATTTTCTTTCTTGGCAAATCTTATACTAAACCTATAATTGAAAGTTGTTCACATATTGATTGTTTTTTAGATTGGGATCAAATTTTATCTAGCAATAATTTTAAATTATTAAAAAACAATGATATTGATACCGTTATACACGTATTTCCAAATAAAAAAGTTTCACAATTATCAAAAGAAATTGCTATAAAAACAAGAATAGGCACTAATAGACGTTTTTTTCACTGGTTATATTGCAATAAATTTGTTAACTTAAGTAGAAAAAATTCTTCTTTACATGAAGCTCAACTAAATTTAAAATTATTAAAACCTATTGGTATAAAAAAAATTCCTACATTAAAAGAAATTCCAAATTATTATGGTTTAAATAAAATTAAACCATTACCAGGAAAATTTTTAAGTTTACTGGATAACAATAAATTTAAATTAATATTACACCCTAAATCTAAAGGAAGTGCTAGAGAATGGGGAATTAATAATTTTATAGCTTTAGCAAATTTGTTACCTAAAGATAAATTTCAAGTATTTTTTTCTGGAAATAAAGAAGAATCTAATATAATTAAAAACCAAATCATCCCTAATTGTTTAAATTGCATTGATGTATCAAACTTATTTAATTTAGAAGAATTTATTTCGTTTATATTTTTATGTGATGGACTTGTTGCAAATAGCACGGGTCCTCTTCATATTGCAGCGGCATTAGGTAAGCACACAATTGGCCTATATCCACCTATTGAATCAATGTCAGTAAAAAGATGGGGTCCAATTGGAAACAAAGCACAATTTATAACAGGAATTCCAAAAAATAACTCTATCTATTGTAACCAAATTTGTTCTAATCAAAACTCTTGTTTATGCATGGCGTCAATTTTACCAAATCTTTTAAAAGAAAATATACTAAAATGGTATTTAAACAATTAA
- the ahcY gene encoding adenosylhomocysteinase, with the protein MDYKIKDISLADLGRRQIELAEKEMPGLMSLRERYGNSKPLKGARIAGSLHMTVETAVLIETLKVLGAELRWASCNIFSTVDAAAAAIAAAGIPVFAWKGETEEEYIWCIEQTLKFANDKGPNMLLDDGGDLTALVHKKFSHLLKDIKGVSEETTTGVHHLHQMAQKGELKIPAINVNDSVTKSKFDNLYGCRESLPDGIKRATDVMIAGKTVLVAGYGDVGKGCAHSMKYHGARVLISEIDPIIALQAAMEGYQVVKVEDVIKDVHIFVTATGCCDIISAEHMSKMRDQAIVCNIGHFDVEIDVAGLKNTKGIKQINVKPQVDKYRFPDGHEIILLAEGRLVNLGCATGHPAFVMSTSFTNQVLAQIELWQNQNKYPIGVYTLPKKLDEEVARLHLEKLGVNLTKLTNKQAEYLNISIEGPYKPDTYRY; encoded by the coding sequence ATGGACTATAAAATTAAAGATATCTCGCTTGCAGATTTAGGTAGAAGACAAATAGAACTTGCTGAAAAAGAAATGCCAGGACTAATGAGCTTACGAGAAAGATATGGAAACTCAAAGCCACTCAAAGGAGCCAGAATAGCAGGCAGTTTGCATATGACGGTTGAAACAGCTGTATTAATAGAAACTCTGAAAGTACTTGGCGCAGAGCTACGCTGGGCAAGTTGTAATATTTTTTCAACAGTTGATGCAGCTGCTGCGGCAATTGCTGCTGCAGGAATTCCTGTTTTTGCGTGGAAAGGCGAGACAGAAGAAGAATATATATGGTGCATTGAGCAAACTCTAAAATTTGCAAATGACAAAGGACCAAACATGCTTCTTGATGATGGGGGAGATCTTACAGCGTTGGTTCATAAAAAATTCTCGCATCTTTTAAAAGACATCAAAGGAGTTTCTGAAGAAACAACTACAGGCGTTCATCATCTCCATCAAATGGCGCAAAAAGGTGAATTAAAAATACCCGCAATTAATGTTAACGACAGTGTAACTAAAAGTAAATTCGACAATCTCTATGGCTGCCGTGAGTCTCTTCCTGACGGTATTAAACGTGCGACAGATGTTATGATTGCTGGGAAAACAGTTTTGGTAGCAGGTTACGGTGATGTTGGTAAAGGCTGCGCACATTCAATGAAATACCATGGTGCAAGAGTACTTATTAGCGAAATTGATCCAATTATTGCACTTCAAGCTGCAATGGAGGGATACCAAGTTGTTAAAGTAGAAGATGTTATTAAAGATGTGCATATTTTTGTAACAGCTACAGGTTGCTGCGATATCATTTCAGCTGAACATATGTCAAAAATGAGAGATCAAGCAATTGTATGTAACATAGGGCACTTTGATGTGGAAATTGATGTGGCTGGCTTAAAAAACACTAAAGGAATAAAACAAATTAACGTAAAACCTCAAGTAGATAAATACCGTTTCCCAGATGGACATGAAATTATTTTGCTTGCCGAAGGTAGACTTGTAAATTTAGGGTGCGCTACAGGGCATCCAGCATTTGTTATGAGTACGAGCTTTACAAATCAAGTGTTAGCACAAATTGAATTGTGGCAAAATCAAAATAAGTATCCAATTGGAGTTTACACACTTCCGAAAAAGCTAGACGAAGAAGTAGCTCGATTACATCTTGAAAAGCTCGGAGTTAATTTAACAAAACTAACCAATAAACAAGCAGAATACTTAAATATAAGCATTGAAGGTCCTTATAAACCAGATACTTATAGATACTAA
- a CDS encoding DMT family transporter encodes MLIALRSNNFYPFFLLFLLGFTWGTSFSIAKFAMGSGVTPLGYAFWQSLGPAILVLLVSVIQSRSLPKFNKQHLFFYFICGLLGIALPNLTMYFSAVNVPSGILGLIVNTSPIITYFLAIFFKIEQFTWFRFNGIVFGFIGLFILFFPKLSNYTQFYWMIFAFLTPILLASCTVFMVKLRPKESTSLALSAGMLIAASCLISPVVFLNRSFHPIYFPLNTPDLFILIEIVLSSIGYILFFELLRVAGPVFYSLVGCIVALAGLFWGYIIFNETIQLHECISVFFIITAIIFVSKK; translated from the coding sequence ATGTTAATTGCTTTAAGATCTAATAATTTTTACCCATTTTTTTTACTTTTTTTGTTAGGATTTACTTGGGGAACTAGTTTTTCCATTGCAAAATTTGCAATGGGAAGTGGTGTAACTCCTTTGGGGTATGCTTTTTGGCAATCCTTAGGTCCTGCAATTTTGGTTTTATTAGTTTCAGTTATTCAAAGTCGTTCTTTACCCAAATTTAATAAGCAGCATTTATTCTTTTATTTTATTTGTGGGCTTTTGGGTATAGCGTTGCCAAATTTAACTATGTATTTTTCAGCTGTTAATGTTCCATCTGGAATTTTAGGATTGATTGTTAATACCTCTCCAATTATAACGTATTTTTTAGCAATTTTTTTTAAAATAGAACAATTTACTTGGTTTAGATTTAATGGAATAGTTTTTGGTTTTATTGGATTGTTTATTTTGTTTTTTCCTAAATTATCAAATTATACTCAATTTTATTGGATGATATTTGCTTTTTTAACTCCTATTCTATTGGCATCTTGTACTGTATTTATGGTTAAATTGCGTCCTAAGGAATCAACGTCTTTAGCTTTATCTGCAGGGATGCTTATTGCAGCATCATGTTTAATTTCTCCTGTAGTGTTCTTAAACAGATCATTTCATCCTATTTATTTTCCACTTAATACTCCAGATTTGTTTATTTTAATAGAAATTGTGCTTTCAAGCATTGGTTATATTTTATTTTTTGAATTATTAAGAGTTGCTGGTCCTGTGTTTTATAGTTTAGTTGGTTGTATAGTTGCACTTGCTGGATTATTTTGGGGGTATATAATTTTTAATGAAACAATCCAGCTTCATGAATGTATTTCTGTATTTTTTATCATTACGGCAATTATTTTTGTTTCAAAAAAATAA
- the sfsA gene encoding DNA/RNA nuclease SfsA — protein MFILKYQNELIKSKFLKRYKRFFVDVKLKSDEVLTVHCANSGSMRSCLIENTPAYILDSLNPKRKLRYSLELLQLEDGLACLNTSRANQFIEQLLSMTINKNKQRVFQECLFPYEEFQLWETFKREAVFTKETRFDFCLLSKKHDKKCWIEVKSVSLKINNCWAFPDAVTERGQKHIKDLMNAKKNGDDAWLFFVMMRGNDVDEIVLKNNFRTAHEINPLYSNLLKEAIMCGVKVALVVPKISVQGFMLRKFFIIH, from the coding sequence ATGTTTATACTTAAGTATCAAAATGAATTAATAAAAAGTAAATTTTTAAAAAGATATAAAAGATTTTTTGTTGATGTAAAATTAAAAAGTGATGAGGTACTTACTGTTCATTGCGCTAATAGCGGTAGTATGAGGAGTTGTCTTATTGAAAATACTCCTGCCTATATATTAGATTCTCTAAATCCCAAAAGAAAACTTCGATATTCTCTTGAGCTTTTGCAGTTAGAAGATGGTTTGGCATGTTTAAATACTTCGAGAGCTAATCAGTTTATTGAACAGTTATTGTCGATGACAATTAATAAAAATAAACAACGTGTTTTTCAAGAGTGTTTGTTTCCTTACGAAGAATTTCAATTATGGGAAACTTTTAAGAGAGAAGCTGTGTTTACTAAAGAGACTCGATTTGATTTTTGTCTGTTATCAAAAAAACATGATAAAAAATGTTGGATTGAAGTTAAAAGTGTTAGTTTAAAAATAAATAATTGCTGGGCTTTTCCTGATGCAGTGACTGAACGTGGTCAAAAGCATATCAAAGATTTAATGAATGCTAAAAAAAATGGTGATGATGCTTGGCTTTTTTTTGTAATGATGAGAGGTAATGATGTTGATGAAATTGTATTAAAAAATAATTTTCGTACTGCACACGAAATCAATCCTCTTTACTCTAATCTTTTAAAAGAAGCAATAATGTGTGGCGTTAAAGTCGCTTTAGTTGTTCCTAAAATTTCAGTTCAGGGTTTTATGCTGAGAAAATTTTTTATAATTCATTAA
- a CDS encoding Hsp33 family molecular chaperone HslO, with protein sequence MFQDYLFFGVDTKVFYCYRMLHLSNLAEEARNLHNLNPQRALLLSDALLGSVLLSSILDYEERINLRIHCGSDFTIGTETSFQAETRGYIECNETSDVVKSLDSGNNNFPELQVRSMRSQRNKNTLSQGLTVSKITSIETALNEHLMSSYQMNTCLKISSWINPDDGKINAFGVIYQELPGIPQDISDELKNHINHLSSMKDLFLENSDADVLAKKLIPGELKPIKSINPKFVCSCSQERVEGVLITLSFEELTDIINKSEDIEMKCHYCNSSYFVPINKIKQMYASRNYNNPDSSEMN encoded by the coding sequence ATGTTTCAAGATTATTTATTTTTTGGGGTGGATACAAAAGTTTTTTATTGTTACCGTATGCTGCATTTAAGTAATCTAGCAGAAGAAGCAAGAAATCTTCATAATTTAAATCCCCAAAGAGCACTGTTACTATCTGATGCGCTACTGGGAAGTGTTTTGCTCTCATCTATTCTAGATTATGAAGAGCGTATAAATTTACGAATTCATTGTGGAAGTGATTTTACAATTGGTACAGAGACCTCTTTTCAAGCAGAAACACGCGGATATATTGAATGTAATGAAACCTCTGATGTTGTTAAAAGTCTTGACTCAGGAAATAATAATTTTCCTGAGCTTCAGGTGCGTTCTATGCGCTCACAAAGAAACAAAAATACATTATCTCAGGGGCTGACTGTATCTAAAATTACTTCAATAGAAACTGCTTTAAATGAGCATTTAATGTCCAGTTATCAAATGAATACTTGTTTAAAAATTAGCAGTTGGATAAATCCCGATGATGGAAAAATTAATGCGTTTGGAGTCATTTATCAGGAATTGCCTGGCATACCACAAGATATTTCTGATGAATTAAAAAATCACATAAATCATTTATCATCAATGAAAGATTTGTTTCTTGAAAATAGCGATGCAGATGTGCTAGCAAAAAAACTAATTCCTGGAGAATTAAAACCAATAAAAAGTATTAATCCAAAGTTTGTTTGTAGTTGTTCTCAAGAAAGGGTAGAGGGAGTCTTAATTACACTTTCTTTTGAAGAGTTAACGGATATTATTAATAAATCAGAAGATATTGAAATGAAATGTCATTATTGCAACTCAAGTTATTTTGTTCCTATTAATAAAATAAAACAAATGTATGCTAGTAGAAATTATAATAATCCAGACTCTTCTGAAATGAATTAA
- the galE gene encoding UDP-glucose 4-epimerase GalE produces MKILVSGGAGYIGSTICSALEDSGYKPIIIDSLVTGKVEFVKNRIFYHGDIADYKILEKIFFEHPDIEYAIHCAALIVVPDSIVKPYEYYRENVSKSNEFFKQLLNFGCKKLVFSSSASIYDTPPNFVVTEQSFIKPCSPYAKSKFMMELILQDFCSAYSGMKAVSLRYFNPIGADPKMRSGSHHSNPSHVLAKLISTAQGNEAEFNITGVNWPTRDGSGIRDYIHVWDLAEAHVKAIENFDTIFVKQNNPYCVINLGTGKGVTVKELLSAFENIYGKTIPKKETDPRPGDIAGSYANADLAHKLLNWKAKLEIERGIYDALKWNKEKNNIFKPN; encoded by the coding sequence ATGAAAATTCTTGTCTCAGGTGGTGCTGGGTACATTGGTAGTACAATTTGCTCTGCCCTTGAAGACTCAGGGTATAAGCCAATAATCATTGATTCCCTGGTTACTGGAAAAGTGGAGTTTGTTAAAAATCGTATCTTTTACCATGGTGATATTGCTGATTATAAGATTTTAGAAAAAATTTTTTTTGAACATCCAGATATTGAATATGCAATTCATTGCGCTGCATTAATAGTTGTTCCAGACAGCATTGTAAAGCCTTATGAATATTATAGAGAAAATGTTTCAAAATCCAATGAATTTTTTAAACAATTATTAAATTTTGGATGTAAAAAATTAGTTTTTAGTAGCTCGGCTTCTATTTATGATACACCTCCAAATTTTGTTGTTACCGAACAATCATTTATAAAACCTTGTAGTCCCTATGCAAAAAGTAAATTTATGATGGAATTAATTTTACAAGATTTTTGTTCGGCATATTCTGGAATGAAAGCTGTTTCTTTAAGATATTTTAACCCTATTGGTGCGGATCCCAAAATGAGATCAGGAAGCCATCATTCAAATCCTTCTCATGTTTTAGCAAAACTAATAAGTACTGCCCAAGGTAACGAAGCTGAGTTCAATATTACTGGAGTCAATTGGCCCACAAGAGACGGTAGCGGTATTAGAGATTATATTCATGTTTGGGACTTAGCAGAAGCACATGTTAAGGCTATTGAAAATTTTGATACTATATTTGTAAAACAAAATAATCCATACTGCGTAATTAATCTTGGAACAGGCAAAGGTGTGACGGTAAAAGAGTTACTCTCTGCATTTGAAAATATATATGGCAAAACAATACCGAAAAAAGAAACAGATCCAAGACCAGGAGATATTGCGGGCTCTTATGCAAATGCAGATTTAGCTCATAAATTGCTAAATTGGAAAGCCAAATTAGAAATTGAAAGAGGAATCTATGATGCATTAAAATGGAATAAAGAGAAAAA